From Chaetodon auriga isolate fChaAug3 chromosome 10, fChaAug3.hap1, whole genome shotgun sequence, a single genomic window includes:
- the stk35 gene encoding serine/threonine-protein kinase 35, translating into MLTFNKKVMDICDGKKRRKVSGGVRGCRRSAAGKMKREVGKVLRSRTLEDNNHTKPMEEDEEDDCFSISFLRNDRLEPAVVVSPRYSLLREVGRGSYGVVYEAIARKTGARVAVKRLQCDAPENVELALAEFWALTSLENRHQNVVQLEECVLQRNGLAQKMSHGNKRSRQYLRLVETSLKGERILGYPEEPCYLWFVMEFCEGGDLNQYILSRRPDPQTNRSFMRQLTSAVAFLHKNNIVHRDLKPDNILISQKSGSPVLKVADFGLSKVCAGLNSKNSEDPPVAGDRGSNQNNIININKFWLSSACGSDFYMAPEVWEGHYTAKADIFALGIIIWAMIERITFIDAESKRELLGTYVRQGTEIVPVGEALLENPKMVLHIPQKARSSMSEGVKKLLQDMLAVNPQDRPDAFQLEVRMDQVTCAA; encoded by the exons ATGCTTACTTTCAACAAAAAAGTTATGGATATTTGCGacgggaagaagaggagaaaggtaAGCGGCGGTGTGCGGGGCTGCAGGCGCAGCGCGGCCGGGAAGATGAAGCGGGAGGTGGGCAAAGTCCTCCGCTCCCGCACGTTGGAGGACAACAATCACACGAAGCCTatggaggaggacgaggaggacgacTGCTTTTCCATTAGCTTCCTCCGAAATGACCGGCTCGAGCCCGCCGTGGTGGTTTCTCCTCGCTACAGCCTGCTGCGGGAGGTCGGCCGGGGAAGCTACGGGGTGGTGTATGAGGCGATAGCCCGGAAAACAGGGGCCAGGGTGGCAGTAAAGAGACTCCAGTGCGACGCCCCAGAAAACGTAGAGCTGGCACTGGCCGAGTTCTGGGCCCTGACTAGCCTGGAAAACCGACACCAGAATGTGGTCCAGCTGGAGGAGTGTGTCCTGCAGAGGAACGGCCTGGCCCAGAAGATGAGCCACGGCAACAAGAGGTCCAGACAGTACCTGCGCCTGGTGGAGACGTCACTCAAAG GAGAGCGCATCCTGGGCTACCCAGAGGAGCCATGTTACCTCTGGTTTGTCATGGAGTTTTGCGAGGGTGGGGACCTCAACCAGTACATCTTGTCCCGCCGGCCTGACCCCCAGACCAACAGGAGCTTTATGCGGCAGTTGACAAGTGCTGTAGCTTTTCTGCACAAGAACAACATTGTTCATCGTGATCTGAAGCCAGACAACATTCTCATCTCACAGAAATCTGGTTCACCTGTTCTCAAAGTGGCTGACTTTGGCCTCAGTAAAGTTTGTGCTGGCCTAAACTCCAAGAACAGTGAAGACCCCCCTGTAGCAGGCGACAGAGGCAGCAACCAGAACAACATCATCAACATAAACAAGTTCTGGTTGTCGTCAGCTTGTGGCTCGGACTTCTACATGGCGCCTGAGGTGTGGGAGGGCCATTACACAGCCAAGGCTGATATCTTTGCCCTTGGCATCATCATCTGGGCAATGATAGAGCGCATCACTTTCATTGATGCAGAGTCCAAGCGTGAACTCCTGGGTACCTACGTACGCCAGGGCACAGAGATTGTACCTGTTGGGGAGGCTCTGTTGGAGAACCCCAAGATGGTTCTCCACATTCCTCAGAAGGCCAGGAGCTCCATGTCTGAGGGGGTGAAGAAACTCCTTCAGGATATGCTTGCAGTCAACCCTCAGGACCGACCAGATGCCTTCCAGCTGGAGGTGCGGATGGATCAAGTCACGTGTGCTGCGTGA